From one Dermatophagoides farinae isolate YC_2012a chromosome 5, ASM2471394v1, whole genome shotgun sequence genomic stretch:
- the LOC124495795 gene encoding uncharacterized protein LOC124495795: protein MKFLTFISLIFIIGTIQAFKCPDNNNLFYRDPENSHYFYECVNGRAYHFECPNKLVFNESIQACDYTTGPPIEHTTHHYETPNHTGTRKRHTTTVKFHSTNYYPTTTTTTTSVTSQTHDDLTTRGRHHTPSK, encoded by the exons atgaaatttcttacgttcatttcattgattttcattatcg GAACAATCCAAGCATTTAAATGtccagataataataatttattctaTCGTGATCCAGAAAATTCACATTATTTCTATGAATGTGTTAATGGCCGTGcatatcattttgaatgtcCAAATAAATTAGTATTCAATGAAAGTATACAGGCATGTGATTATACTACTGGACCACCAATTGAACATACAACACATCATTATGAAACACCGAATCATACTGGTACACGTAAACGACATACGACAACAGTAAAATTTCATAGTacaaattattatccaacaacaacaacaacaacaacatctgtAACATCTCAAACTCATGATGATCTTACGACCAGAGGTCGTCATCATACACCATCCAAATaa
- the jagn gene encoding jagunal isoform X1, with product MFLNSFFFHFHCLDSIIIDLNQTNKRRKTTRKKMASKGKYVIGTDGTDYQHRQRVVSAHSFSAISKHYLKITFYLHFLLYLLIILKLSEDILDRMDIFILELQELEIPKPDIWEWTYGLSFLFTIFGARAIRTNSFRMIKYYLMGIGLFAFIPIVWAQQIYFMDFYNFIYERDITKLQFVWHNLPLSVIFEAFSIIAIQVHIFQLYYAYKLYKLWKPYSQRRQQQQQQQQSSSSSTTSSSSLSSLSPSQVQNSSTAINNGERMKKFN from the exons atgtttttaaattcttttttttttcattttcattgtttggattccatcatcatcgatttaaatcagacaaacaaacgacgaaaaacaacaag aaaaaaaatggcttcCAAAGGTAAATATGTTATCGGTACGGATGGTACAGATtatcaacatcgacaacgTGTTGTATCAGCTCATTCATTCAg TGCCATATCAAAACATTATCTAAAGATTACATTTTATCtacattttcttctttatctATTGATTATATTAAAATTAAGCGAAGATATATTGGATCGTATGGATATATTCATATTGGAATTACAAGAATTAGAGATACCGAAACCAGATATATGGGAATGGACATAtggtttatcatttttattcacaataTTTGGTGCACGTGCTATACGTACGAATTCATTTCGTATGATTAAATATTATCTAATGGGTATCGGTTTATTTGCATTCATACCTATTGTTTGGGCACagcaaatttattttatggatttttataattttatttatgaacGTGACATTACAAAATTACAATTTGTTTGGCATAATCTACCATTATCGGTTATATTTGAAGCATTTTCAATAATCGCCATTCAggttcatatttttcaattatattaTGCATATAAATTGTATAAATTATGGAAACCATATTCACAACGTcgtcagcagcagcaacaacaacaacaatcatcatcatcatcaacaacatcgtcgtcgtcattatcgtcattatcaccatcacaaGTTCAAAATTCATCCACCGCAATAAATAATGGTGAAcggatgaaaaaattcaactaa
- the LOC124495745 gene encoding uncharacterized protein LOC124495745: MSTNNNHHQQPSKIKTNRRMSNQSLLYRNLTMNMVAPISDDNSNNNDNEKSRPLLNGSIRTIPDDNDQNNKRLDSGLNIRKQENHNRNHHLQRQSTIWTTTTLDINSPSATDNDDNHHHHQQRQQQSGRRLSSSASSMMTMTKSKLLLTSSIQSLSTPSSIIQSDLSLKSELDNKSINQQQPQPLQQVSTTTTTATKEFRLNIPKVANAFQVFKYWAKGNNGHHNGRNIMGSHDSFLEKFAMAHGTGKNVDDDDDDDRHTMINVADKNNDNGGNDNSNADNNNKQNQNRRSRRRPLHYVIDPGSQTYYQWLFIMCISVIYNVTTIIGRSVFWQMQNNYLTIWMIIDYVIDGVYLMDMFLSSRTGYLEQGLLVRDLNKLLINYIQSFRFKLDIISLLPTDLIFIMTGTYCEPESFYPCAIIVRINRLFRFYRLTECFERTETRTNFPHAFRIAKLIFYILILIHWNACIYFAISYVIGFDTDRWVYNRPSISLINGTNVTDTLRHQYIYCFYWSTLTLTTIGEVPIPETDFEYTFVVINFLIGVLIFATIVGNVGSMITNMNAARAEFQSQMDSVKQYMKFRHVSKDLENRVIKWFDYLWTNKQSLDEDSVTAILPDKLKAEIAINVHLQTLRRVQLFQDCEPGLLVELILKLRLQVFSPGDYICRKGDVGKEMYIVKKGKLSVVGDDGRTVFATLTDGSVFGELSILNIKGNKTGNRRTANVRSVGYSDLFCLSKNDLWEVLEDYPEACNMLIEKGKQILRKDNLLDEEILKRAAIEEEDFKLKCRRLEKELDSLQLRFARLIAEYSATQKRLKQRITALENERNDYYYNKKQNQHEQRRQSSLQLPLQTSKKSPPSSDHVRYHKFRPYFQSVEVVQTSDTNTQASSFMINHHDNDDDNDNRSNSSQQQQQQQQQKSKDIEDDHCSQEIIKLIKESLNYETGDHHTFIVFGASGDLATKKIYPTLWALYRDELMPLKTGIVGYARSSMTVQKLYEHIGRHIKLRDEDERELFQQFLLHNFYVQGEYDDDKGFIKLMKRVQELEDNDNGLHANRLFYLALPPNIFESTTKLIKQHCWNTKGWKRIIIEKPFGHDYDSSQQLSRHLQSLYDEDEIYRIDHYLGKEMVQNLMVLRFGNRIFAPIWNHEHISSIQVTFKEPFGTMGRGGYFDRFGIIRDVMQNHLLQILCLVAMEKPVSTNAEDIRDEKVKVLRAMRTLSSDDIVLGQYIGNPKLDGEGRLSYRDDPTVPNESLTATFALARCQINNERWDGVPFFLRCGKALNERKAEIRIQFRDVPGNIFHGQCTRNELVIRIQPNEAVYIKFMTKEPGMTFRLSETELDLTYQNRYKDSRLPDAYERLLMDVFGGSQMHFVRSDELSEAWRIFTPLLHEIEMKKIVPAPYYYGTRGCKQADDFCVANGFKFYGTYTWPQSSRSSSSTAKTKKTSNIKTNDVDDDDDLNKQNGN; this comes from the exons atgagcacaaataataatcatcaccaacaaccGTCTAAAATAAAGACAAATCGACGAAtgtcaaatcaatcattattatatcgtAATTTGACAATGAATATGGTTGCACCAATTTCAGatgataatagtaataataatgataatgaaaaatctcGACCATTATTGAATGGTTCAATACGTACGATtcctgatgataatgatcagaATAATAAACGTTTAGATTCTGGTTTGAATATtcgaaaacaagaaaatcataatcgcaatcatcatttacaaagacaatcaacaatttggACAACAACCACATTGGATATTAATTCACCATCAGCAacggataatgatgataatcatcatcatcatcaacaacgacaacaacaatcgggtcgtcgattatcatcatcagcttcatcgatgatgacaatgacaaaatcaaaattattattaacatcaAGTATACAATCACTGTCGAcaccatcatcgattattcaatcagatttatcattgaaatctgaacttgataataaatctattaatcaacaacagccacaACCATTGCAACaagtttcaacaacaacaacaacagcaaccaaAGAATTTCGGCTAAATATACCTAAAGTGGCTAATGCTTTTcag GTTTTTAAATATTGGGCCAAAGGAAATAATGGACATCATAATGGCAGAAATATAATGGGTAGtcatgattcatttttggaaaaatttgcCATGGCACATGGCACTggtaaaaatgttgatgatgatgatgatgatgatcgtcatacaatgataaatgttgctgataaaaacaatgataatggagGTAATGATAACTCCAAtgctgataataataataaacagaaTCAGAATCGTAGATCACGAAGACGACCATTGCATTATGTTATCGATCCGGGTAGCC AAACCTATTATCAATGGTTATTTATTATGTG CATTTCAGTTATTTATAATGTGACCACAATTATTGGACGTTCAGTATTTTGGCAGATgcaaaataattatttaacAATTTGGATGATTATCGATTACGTTATTGATGGTGTTTATTTGATGGACATGTTTCTTAGTTCACGTACTGGTTATCTGGAACAAGGTCTATTGGTTAgagatttgaataaattattaataaattatatCCAAAGTTTTCGTTTCAAATTGGAtataatatcattattaccaaCGGATCTAATATTCATAATGACCGGTACTTATTGTGAACCAGAATCATTTTATCCATGTGCCATTATTGTACGTATTAATCGATTGTTCCGGTTTTATCGTCTGACCGAATGTTTTGAACGTACCGAAACACGTACGAATTTTCCTCACGCATTTCGTATTGCTAAACTAATATTCTATATATtaatattgattcattggaatGCTTGTATCTATTTTGCTATATCATATGTAATTGGTTTCGATACTGATCGTTGGGTTTATAATCGTCCATcgatttcattgattaatgGTACAAATGTAACCGATACATTGAGacatcaatatatttattgtttCTATTGGTCAACATTAACATTGACAACAATTGGTGAAGTGCCGATACCAGAGACGGATTTTGAATAtacatttgttgttataaATTTTCTTATCGGTGTATTAATATTCGCCACGATTGTCGGTAATGTTGGTTCAATGATTACAAATATGAATGCAGCACGTGCTGAATTTCAATCACAAATGGATTCAGTGAAACAATATATGAAATTTCGTCATGTATCAAAAGATCTTGAAAATCGTGTCATCAAATGGTTTGATTATCTATGGACCAATAAACAATCGTTGGATGAAGATTCCGTGACGGCAATATTGCCAGATAAATTGAAAGCAGAAATTGCTATCAATGTCCATCTACAAACATTAAGACGTGTACAATTGTTTCAAGATTGTGAACCTGGATTATTAGTTGAATTGATACTTAAATTACGTTTACAAGTATTTTCACCTGGTGATTATATTTGCCGTAAAGGTGATGTTGGTAAAGAAATGTATATCGTTAAAAAAGGCAAATTATCCGtggttggtgatgatggacGTACCGTATTCGCTACACTAACAGATGGTTCAGTATTTGGTGAACTATctatattgaatataaaagGAAATAAAACCGGTAATCGTCGTACGGCCAACGTACGTTCAGTTGGTTATTCggatttattttgtttatcaaaaaatgatcTTTGGGAAGTGTTAGAAGATTATCCTGAAGCATGTAAtatgttgattgaaaaagGTAAACAAATTTTACGTAAAGATAATCTTCTGGATGAAGAAATATTAAAACGTGCTGCAATCGAAGAAGAAGATTTTAAACTTAAATGTCGCCGTTtagaaaaagaattggatTCATTACAATTACGTTTTGCTAGATTGATTGCTGAATATTCTGCAACACAAAAACGTCTGAAACAACGTATTACAGCATTAGAAAATGAAcgtaatgattattattataataaaaaacaaaaccaacatgaacaacgacgacaatcatcattacaattacCATTGCAAACATCGAAaaaatcaccaccatcatctgATCATGTTCGTTATCATAAATTTCGACCATATTTTCAATCTGTAGAAGTTGTTCAAACATCTGATACTAATACAcaagcatcatcattcatgatcaatcatcatgataatgatgatgataatgataatcgatcaaattctagtcaacaacaacaacaacaacaacaacaaaaatcaaaagata TTGAAGATGATCATTGTTCACaagaaataatcaaattgattaaagAATCATTAAACTATGAAACCGGTGATCATCATACATTCATTGTATTCGGTGCATCTGGTGATTtggcaacgaaaaaaatttatccaaCACTTTG GGCATTATATCGTGATGAATTGATGCCATTGAAAACTGGTATCGTTGGCTATGCAAGATCATCAATGACCGTACAAAAATTATATGAACATATTGGACGACATATAAAATTAcgtgatgaagatgaacgtgaattatttcaacaatttttattacaCAATTTCTATGTACAAGgcgaatatgatgatgataagggTTTTATTAAATTAATGAAACGTGTCCAAGAATTAGaggataatgataatggattaCATGCTAATCGTCTTTTCTATTTGGCATTGCCGCcaaatatatttgaatcaacaacaaaattgatcaaacaaCATTGTTGGAATACCAa aggaTGGAAACGtattataattgaaaaaccATTTGgacatgattatgattcatCACAACAATTATCACGTCATTTACaatcattatatgatgaagatgaaatttATCGTATCGATCATTATCTTGGCAAAGAAATGGTACAAAATCTAATGGTATTACGATTTGGTAATCGTATTTTTGCACCAATTTGGAATCATGAACATATATCTAGTATACAGGTTACATTCAAAGAACCATTTGGCACTATGGGACGTGGTGGTTATTTTGATCGATTCGGTATTATCCGTGATGTGATGCAAAATCATTTGCTACAGATACTATGTTTAGTTGCAATGGAAAAACCAGTATCGACTAATGCCGAAGATATTCGTGATGAAAAAGTAAAAGTTTTACGTGCAATGCGTACACTTTCATCGGATGATATTGTATTAGGCCAATATATTGGTAATCCAAAATTAGATGGTGAAGGCAGATTATCATATCGTGATGATCCAACCGTaccaaatgaatcattaacAGCAACATTTGCATTAGCACGTTGtcaaattaataatgaacGTTGGGATGGTGTACCATTTTTCTTACGTTGTGGTAAAGCATTGAATGAACGTAAAGCTGAAATTCGTATACAATTTCGTGATGTTCCTGGTAATATATTTCATGGCCAATGTACTCGTAATGAATTGGTTATTCGTATACAACCAAATGAAGCTGTCTATATTAAATTTATGACCAAAGAACCTGGAATGACATTTCGTTTATCTGAAACAGAATTGGATTTAACCTATCAGAATCGTTATAAAGATTCTCGATTACCTGATGCATATGAACGTTTATTGATGGATGTTTTTGGTGGATCACAGATGCATTTTGTACGTTCAGATGAATTATCTGAAGCATGGCGTATATTTACACCATTATTacatgaaattgaaatgaaaaaaattgtaccaGCACCATATTATTATGGTACACGTGGCTGTAAACAGGCAGATGATTTTTGTGTAGCCAATGGTTTCAAATTCTATGGCACATATACATGGCCACAATCATCACGATCTTCGTCATCgacagcaaaaacaaaaaaaacttcaaatattaaaacaaatgatgttgatgatgatgatgatttgaataaacaaaatggaaattaa
- the LOC124495784 gene encoding uncharacterized protein LOC124495784 translates to MTKVSSPSTTTTTSTITKNPILKMDITMPDVIESRKHTTVQKMDTPTVTTSTTTTTTTRRPSSSSSSSLLLAKINRIEQGQSPLKPLSSNPWNKRQSSLLDSINNNDQYDDNDDDQILIRRPPGMPKIPNNFGFANVIIPDQLMINNDDDDDDNTKIDNNGDIDKQNESKSSSSSASLFSNDKQTNIAKYELVETLKNPKNAPSSSSTSTSKNDKLIKFNFSENNHNHKNNNDDDDDYDNDGDDNDDDEIGEANVPGVPGVDYPIFGHIPDTDFQCSKQQYPGFYSDMETGCQVYHSCSLNSVMKKRHITIEQRQQQQDRDIVAAASASIPKTIMMSESKLRLTKLIPSSTTTTVTNHSRKTTELIGGKHSFLCPNGTIFSQEYLICDWWYNVKCDESPRFYPLNRDVYASGLNLGINGANHNHHNNNNDHQQQQNRDQQPQPSMINSRKISIATTNEQQQQQQQQQQKFMTMTKDTSSSFMPITFIR, encoded by the coding sequence ATGACAAAagtatcatcaccatcgaccacaacaacgacaagcacgataacaaaaaatccgatattgaaaatggatATTACAATGCCCGATGTGATTGAATCACGTAAACATACTACTGTACAGAAAATGGATACACCAACGGTAACAACATCGACCACGACGACAACTACAACTCGtcggccatcatcatcatcatcatcatcattattattagcaaaAATTAATCGTATCGAACAAGGACAAAGTCCATTGaaaccattatcatcgaatccATGGAATAAgagacaatcatcattattggattcaattaacaataatgatcaatatgatgataatgatgatgatcaaattttaataaGACGTCCACCAGGTATGCCAAAAATACCGAATAATTTTGGTTTTGCCAATGTAATTATACCggatcaattgatgattaataatgatgacgatgatgatgataatacgaaaatcgataataatggcgatattgataaacaaaatgaatcaaaatcatcatcatcatccgcatcattattttcgaatgataaacaaacaaatatagcTAAATATGAATTGGTTGAAACATTGaagaatccaaaaaatgcaccatcatcatcatcaacatcgacatcaaagaatgataaattaattaaattcaattttagtgaaaataatcataatcataaaaataataatgatgatgacgatgattatgataatgatggtgatgataatgatgatgatgaaattggtgAAGCAAATGTACCTGGTGTACCTGGCGTTGATTATCCAATTTTTGGCCACATACCTGATACtgattttcaatgttcaaaacaacaatatccaGGTTTTTATTCTGATATGGAGACTGGTTGTCAAGTTTATCATAGTTGTAGCCTGAATAgtgtaatgaaaaaacggCATATAACCATTGAACagcggcaacaacaacaagatcgAGATATTGTAGCAGCAGCATCAGCATCAATACCAAAAACTATTATGATGTCTGAATCAAAATTACGATTAACTAAATtaataccatcatcaacgacaacaacggtGACAAATCATTCACGTAAAACAACCGAATTGATTGGTGGTAAACATAGTTTTCTTTGTCCAAATGGAACAATATTTTCTCAAGAATATCTAATCTGTGATTGGTGGTATAATGTTAAATGTGATGAATCGCCTAGATTTTATCCATTAAATCGTGATGTTTATGCATCCGGTTTAAATCTAGGTATTAATGGTgctaatcataatcatcataataataataatgatcatcaacaacaacaaaatcgtGATCAACAACCACAGCCATCAATGATAAACAGTAGGAAAATTTCTATTGCTACtacaaatgaacaacaacaacaacaacaacaacaacaacaaaaattcatgacAATGACCAAggatacatcatcatcatttatgcCAATCACATTTATTCGTTAA
- the jagn gene encoding jagunal isoform X2 has translation MASKGKYVIGTDGTDYQHRQRVVSAHSFSAISKHYLKITFYLHFLLYLLIILKLSEDILDRMDIFILELQELEIPKPDIWEWTYGLSFLFTIFGARAIRTNSFRMIKYYLMGIGLFAFIPIVWAQQIYFMDFYNFIYERDITKLQFVWHNLPLSVIFEAFSIIAIQVHIFQLYYAYKLYKLWKPYSQRRQQQQQQQQSSSSSTTSSSSLSSLSPSQVQNSSTAINNGERMKKFN, from the exons atggcttcCAAAGGTAAATATGTTATCGGTACGGATGGTACAGATtatcaacatcgacaacgTGTTGTATCAGCTCATTCATTCAg TGCCATATCAAAACATTATCTAAAGATTACATTTTATCtacattttcttctttatctATTGATTATATTAAAATTAAGCGAAGATATATTGGATCGTATGGATATATTCATATTGGAATTACAAGAATTAGAGATACCGAAACCAGATATATGGGAATGGACATAtggtttatcatttttattcacaataTTTGGTGCACGTGCTATACGTACGAATTCATTTCGTATGATTAAATATTATCTAATGGGTATCGGTTTATTTGCATTCATACCTATTGTTTGGGCACagcaaatttattttatggatttttataattttatttatgaacGTGACATTACAAAATTACAATTTGTTTGGCATAATCTACCATTATCGGTTATATTTGAAGCATTTTCAATAATCGCCATTCAggttcatatttttcaattatattaTGCATATAAATTGTATAAATTATGGAAACCATATTCACAACGTcgtcagcagcagcaacaacaacaacaatcatcatcatcatcaacaacatcgtcgtcgtcattatcgtcattatcaccatcacaaGTTCAAAATTCATCCACCGCAATAAATAATGGTGAAcggatgaaaaaattcaactaa